TGATCGCGCCACTGCTGATCGTCTTCCTGCTCGACTTCGGTGCGGTGCAGAATTTCGAACCCCTGCGGAGTGTCGCGTCCGAACTCGATGGCAAGTGAGTTCGGACTGGTGGTCATGCCTGCCACGCTGATGACGATCGGAACTTCGCCGCTGGTGGCGCGTTGCGGGAGGTCGTACCAGGGAGTTCGGAAGGTACCGGTGGGGGCGTCGTGGCTGCCCCACACCGGGGCGCGGTCGGACCCGAAGCGGTGCGGAGGCCGCCACTGCGCGGAACCTGTCAAGTCCGTGGTCGTGGGCAGGCCATCGCGGCGAAAGCCGGCGTTCGCGCTGCGCAGATAGGCGTCGGGTGACTCGTCGCGCGATTCCGGGCTAGGCGCATCGGGCGCTGCGACCAGCGGCTGCTCGGGCGTGACGTCGAGAACGCCTGAGATCGGGTCCTGTTCGACGCGGACGTAGTCGGGCAATCCGCAGCTGGCGCCGGCGAGCTGGCGAACGTTGTCCTGTGCGAGGTTGTAGGTGCCCCACCGTTCGGGGACGACCTTCGCCAGTGAAGCGAGTTCGGCGACCATCAGGAGAGCGCACACGATCGACAGGGGAGCGGCGCCCAGGCGCAATGCGCGCGACCGGTCCTCCTCCGTCGTGATCCCCGGGCGGTGCTCGTCGATCCGAAGGTGCTCCACGAGCGCGATGACGGCCGTGCCGGCGGCTACCACCAGCAGTGCTGTGCTGAGCTCGTGACCGTTGATCGAGGGCGGTTTGTCGAACCAGGGCACACCCCATCCGGAGACGTACCACCAGGCGTTGGTGCCGGTGAAGGAGAAGGCCAGCACAGCCATCAGTCCGGCGAAGAACCCCGCACGGTTCCGTCGTGATCGCAGGACTGTGCTGCTGGTGGCCAGCGCTGTCAGCGCCGCGACGCAGCCGCCGACAGCGGCGAGCACGCCGAAGTGATGGGTGTGCTTGGTCGGGGTGAGTGCCAGGGCGACGAAGTACAGCCCGGCGACGACGAGTAGCCGCCGGCTCGGTCCGAGTGCTGCGCCGCGGATCCGTCCGCGGCGCAGCAGCACCACAGCGCAGGTGCCCACGCACAGCAACATCAGCAGCACCGGGAACCTGCGGGTGAGGGAGCCGTCGGGGGACTGGCTGAACAGCAGCGTGTAGCGGCTCAGCTCCTGGTACCAGGTCTGCGACGGGCCGATCGCAGAGCGCACTGAGGTGGCGTCGGCGACCGATCCCCAGGTTTGGTCGGCGAAGGAGACTACGAGGATCGCCAGTCCGGTGGCCGAGATCGGGGCCAGCACCGTTGCCCAGCCGAACTGCTCTGCGCGGTGCCGCAGCAGCTTCAGCAAGGGCTTCGCCGCAGCTACGAACGGCAGCACGGCAACCACGCCGTGCGGGTTCACCGCGACTGACAGCGCTGCGGCGATCAGACCCAGCGCTGCCGGCGCGAGCCGGCGGGTGGCCACGGCGTTCTCCACCGCGCACAGCGCGAGGAGTGCGAAGACGACGACTACGGGTTCGGGACGCAGGCCGTTGTTGTAAGGGAGCCAGCACGCGAGGAACACCGCAGCTGCCGCCCACCCGGCTGCGCGGCTGCGCCGAACCCGTTGCCCGAGCCGCGGCAGCATGAACCTGCTGATGAGCATCCAGCACAGCAGGCCCATGCCCAGCGCGGGCAGCCGGAGCCACGGAGTGGCGGTGGAGATCTGCACCCACTGCGCCTGGAGCTCCACGAACCAGCCCATCGGGGCAGTGGGGCCGGAGAACCAGCGGTAGAAGTCGTTGACGTAGCCGAGGTCGTCCCGGACCCGTGCCATCGTGAGGAAGTAGCCGTCGTCGGCTGTCATCGCACCGATCAGCCACCACGCCAGGAGCGCTGCTGCGACCGTTGCGTCGCGGGCGTTCAGCCGCCACGGCCTGTGCGACAGCCGTCGTGGTCGGTGCGCCGCGCTGAGGTCGATCCGGCGTAGCGCGACGAGCGAACCGGTGCAGCCGAGCAGGGCGAGCGCCATGATGCCGAGCTTGAGCGGGGTCGGACTTGTGTCGTAGCGGTTGTCGACCTCGGCTGCGAACGACAGGCCGCGCACGTCGTCGAGCTGGTCGTCCACATCGGAGTAGATGCCGGTCAGCTGCGGACGTGTGTTTCCCGCGAGGTGTGCGATCTGGTTGTCGTCGATCTGCGCGCTGGTGCCGTTTCCATCGGAGTACACGACGATGGTGCAGTCGCCATCGGGCAGTTTCGCGGTGCCGAGCTGCCGTCCCTGCACGGACAGGCGCAGCTGCCTGTCCTGGACTTCCAGGCGCAGACCGGTGAGGTCACCGTAGTGCGACTTGGGCGGGTTCGTGCTCGCCAGCACTGCGGGATCGGCGCTGCGTGCATCGAGTCCCCGGGCGGTCGAGCACGGAACCTGCAGGTCGAGCCGGATGGGGGAGTATGCCGCCAGCGGTGCGGACACCGGCCGAGTTCCCTGTTCGGTAGGCCATTCCAGGGTCGTGATCTGGTGCTGGACGGGCAAGAACGGGACTGCCAGCGCGGCCAGGGTGCCCAGGAATCCCGCCAGCCCAGCCAACCAGCGCAGTTTGGGCTTCACCGACGGTCCGTTCTCGTTGCTCAACGTGCTTCTTTTCATCGCTCAGAGGTCAACTTCACGTCGCGGTTGCGGCCGAACGGCTGAGGCGGTGGCCGCGGCACACCCCGCGAGCACGAGGACGACGATCATCGCGTGGCGCAGACCGAAGTGATCCCCGAGGAAGCCCAGCAACGGTGGCCCCACGAGAAAAGCCAGGTAACCCGCGGTCGCGACCGCGCTGACCCGGGAGGCCGAATCGCCACCACCGTCACCCGCAGCGGAGATCGCGAGAGGGAAGCCGAGCGAGCCGCCGAGCCCCCACAGCAGGACCCCGGCTACCGCGATGACCGGGTCGGCGGTGAAGATCACCAGGCCCACGCCGAGTGCCGCGCACAGCGCGCTGGTGCGGACGACGGCCGTTCGACCGAACCTGTGGACCAGTCCCGTCCCCAGGAGCCTGCCGGTCGTCATGGCCACGGCGAAGACGGTGTAGACCAGCGAGCCCGAGGTCGGGTCGTAGCCGTGCTCGTCGACCATGAGCAGCGGAAGCCAGTCGTTGGCCGCGCCTTCCGCCAACGCCATGCCCAGGACGACGCAGCCGATGAGGACGATGCGGCGTTGCGCCCACACGTCGAGCTGTTGCCGCACCGACGCGGAGAAGCCGCGCTTCGACGTGCCGCGCTTGACACCGAGGCCAGCGGGGATGGCAGGCAGGACCATCGCGGCCGCGACGGTCGCTGCGAGGGCAACGCCGAGCAAGTGCCACACCACTCCGACACCGGCGCGGGTGAGGGCAAGTCCGAGGACGGATCCGGCGACGGTGCCCGCGCTGAAGGTGCCGTGCAGCAGCGGCATCAGCGGTCGGCGTTCGAGCCGCTCGACGTCCGCGCCGTCGATGTTCACCGCGATCTCCGAGCAGCCCATGCCGAGCCCGAACAGAAGCAGGCCTGTGAAGGCCAACGGGGTCATGGCCAGGGCAGTCGCCGCTCCCAGCACGGAGATCCCCGCGATCGCCAGGAAGGTGCTCACCGCGATCACCGGCTTCGTGCCGAGCCGCCGCACCAGCAGACCGGAGGAGACGATGCCGGTCATCGACCCGGCGGAAAGCCCGAACAGCACCAGCCCCATCTGACCGGTGGACGCGGCTAGCGCGTCTCGGATGGCCGGTGTGCGAACGACCCAGGACGCCAAGGACACCCCGAGCAGGAAGAAGACGACCTGCAACGCCCGTCGGCGACTGTTCGTAGCAGCGCGGTCGAGGGCGAGCTCTGCGTTGTGCTGGGTTCCGAAATGTTCAGGCATGGATCCGTCGGAGTCGTGTAGAGGCAGGGGTGAGCACAGGTGCCATGTGTACGGTCGTACATAGCGATGGGTACGATCGTACACATCGAGTGGTGGGGCATTTCGGGCAGGTCGGACCTGCGCGCTGGAGTGCATCCCCCTCGCGCATGTGCGCTGCAGGTACGGTGTGCGGCGATCGGACTTCGTCAGCCGGGCTGAGCTCTTCGGCGAGGGGTGTTGGTGGAGGTAGCGCGGAGAATGCCGAGGACTCGACGTTTCGACCCGGAGCGACGAACGCGGATCATCGATGCAGCACTCGATCTCATCGCCGAAGAGGGCGTTGCGGGAACTTCGCATCGCAAGGTGGCGACCCGTGCAGACGTACCGCTCGGCTCCATGACCTACCACTTCGCCAACATGGACGAGCTGCTGCGCGAAGCATTCGCGCGTTTCACGCACGCTGTGATCGCCAAGTTCGAGCGACGCCTCGCAGCCGCGCACGGCCTGGAGGAAGCTCGAGAAGCAGTCGTCGACATCATCCATGAAGACGTGTTCGCCACCCGACAGGATTTGGTGCTCACGCACGAGCTGTACGCCCTGGCGGCCCGCGAACCTGCCTACCGCGAGCTGATCGGGGAATGGATGCGACGAAGCCAGGAAGCTCTGGAACGCCATTTCGACCACACCACGGCACGTGAACTCGACGCGCTCATCGAAGGATTGACGATCCACCGAGCTCTGGGAGCAGGCTCGCCTGACCGCGACCTGGCGCGCGACGCCGTCTGGCGAATTACCAGCGCCTCAACTGGCTCGTGACGGTTGCTCTGGGGGCAATCCAGACGTGGTGGCCATTCCGAATGTGATGCCTTGAACCCGACTGTTCATCGTGGTTTTCGGGCGTTCCACCGTACGACTTCTGGGGTGGTGCCCAGTCGTTCGGCCGTTGTGCGAGTGAGAGCGGCGGATGCATTGACCAGCACCGGGTGTTCGGCTCCGGCCAGCAGGGGGAGGTCGGACAGGGAGTCGGTGTAGGCCCGGTCCCAGCGCGGGCAGCCGATGAGTTCGAGCTGGCGCACCTTCTCCTCCCCGTGGTTGTGCACGATGAAGCGGCCGGAGGCCGGGTCGAGGTGCGAGGCGACGAGTTCCACTTCTTCGAGGCCGATCCCGCGCAGGTACGCCGCGGCGAGTTCGTGCTCCGACGCGGTTGCCACGATGACGCGCCATCCGGAGTCGTGGAGTCCACGTAGGACTGCGACGCCGTCCCACGCGACACGTGACGATCGGGCCATCTGGTCTGCGAGTTTGCGGGCCAGGGCGTCGTAGGCGGGACGTGTCATCCCGGCCACTGCGCGGGTGGCCAGCGTCCGCAGCACGCCGGGGCGCAGGTGTTCGTGGCGCCAGTCCCGGGCGAGCCGCGGGGCGCTCGCGGCGACCGCGAGCGCACGTGCGGGGGAGCGCTGGTACTGGTGGATCGCTAGAGCGGCGAAGGTATCGGCGGTGTACAGCACGCCGTCGAGGTCGACGACGGCGGTTCGAGGCCTCATCGGCGCAGCGAGATGTGCACGTCGCCCTCACCGGGACGGGCCGCGTCGAGCAGGTCGCCCGGGATGCGGAAGACCCGGCCGGGAGCAGCAGGCCACGGCAACCGTTTCTCCGCCACGACCCGGCCGTTCTGGGTGGCCACGACGCGGGGGAAGGCGACGTAGTGGTCGACCCAGGCCAGGAGCCGGTTGCGGGCGGGGCGGCGGTCGCCGACGCGGCGCACCATCGGTGAGATCCAGCGCAGCGGTTCGTCGGCGACGATCCGGATGCTCTTCTCCGAGGGATGCCGCTTCTCGCGCAGGTGGTCTAGGACGCTGGCCGCGACCTGCTTGCCGTCGAGCGCGGCGATGTCGGCGGTGTCGACCGGGTGCAGCACGTTGCCCGCGGCGAAGATGCCGGGACGTTCGGTGCGCAGCTCGGTGTCCACGACCGGGCCCAGCGTGCCGGGGTCGAGTGCCAGACCGGCGGCGCGGACCAGTTCGTTGTCCGGGATCCAGTCGCCGGTGAACACCACGGTGTCGCAGGGGACGACCTCGCGGCGACCGGTCGCGAGGTCTTCGACTTCGACGGCTTCGACCCGCGGTTTGCCGATGATCCGGGTGATCTTGGTGCGGGTGCGCACCGGGACGCGCAGGCCGAGTTTGCCCGGTACGGAGAACAGCGCGTAGGACTCGACCTTGGGGTGTTCGCTGGTCATCAGAACCGTGTCGCAGCCGGCATCGCGCAGCGTCAGCACCGCGGACCAGGAGACGAGTTCGCTGCCGACGATCAGCGCTTTGGTGCCGACCTTGCGGTGGTGCAGGTGGACCAGGTTCTGCAGCTGGCCGGTCGTGTAGACACCGTCGGGGCGGTCGCCGGGCACCATCCGAGCGGTGCGCGGCCGCTCGCGTGCACCGGTGGCCAGCACGATCGCCTCGGCGTGCACCTCGAACAGGCCGTCCGGGGTTGTGACTTCCAGGCCACCGTCGGCCGACCAGCCGGTGACCATCGCACCGGTGCGGATCACCGCACCGGCCCGCTCGGCGCTGTCGACCATGCGGCGGGCGTAGTCCGGGCCGCTGTGGAACCGGTGCAGGTCGCGGATGCCGAAGCCAGGGTGGTCGCAGTGCCGCGGGATGCCACCGGCTTGCTGCTCCCGGTCCAAGACCAGCACCTCGCCCGGCACGGCCGGCGCCAGTTCCTGGGCCGCGCGCAGGCCCGCCGGGCCCGCACCGACGATCGCGACCTCCGGGGTCAGCCGCGTGCGTGCCGTGCTCATCGGTGTGCCTTCCTCTCGCCGTCCTGCAGCATTTCCGTCACGTTCGCGCCGCAGTAGAAGCCCTGGCAGCGTCCGTTCATCGCACGCGTTCGCCGCCGCAGTCCGTCCAGGTCGCAGGGTGGGATGGTGCTGTTCATCGCGTCGCGGATCTCGCCCTTGGTGACGCGCTCGCAGAAGCACACCACGGTGCCATAGGCGGGGTCGGCCGCGATGCGGTCGCTGTCGGCGTAGGGCCGCAGGTAGGCCTCGCCGATGTTGGGCATCTGCGGCGCGTCCGGGAGGTCCTCGCGTTCGTGCAGTTCCAGGCCCGCCTTCTCCAGCAGTCCCAGCAGGTGTTCGGCGATGGCCATGCCGGAGGTCAGCCCGGTGGAGCGGATACCGCCGGCGACGGCGTAGCGCTGCGCAGCGTCGACCTCCACGGTGTAGTCCGGGGCGTCGCTGGCGGCCCGGAGCCCGGCGTAGGTCGCGGTCACTTCTTCCCTGAGGAGCTGGGGCATGATGCGTTCGCCCTTCTCCCGCAGGAACTCGTAGCCGTCCTCGGTAGTCGAGGTGTCACTGCGGTTGGTCATGTCCTCGGCGGTGGGGCCAAGCATGACGTTGCCGTAGATGGTGGGGGAGACCAGCACGCCCTTGCCCAGCTTGGACGGCACGGGGAGCACGATCTTGTCCACCATCGGACGGGTCTGCTTGTCGAAGACCAGCAGCTCACCGCGCCGCGGGTGCAGGTGGAACCGGTCGTGGCCGAACTGGGCGTCGATGACGTCGCTGCCCAGTCCGGCGGCGTTGACGACCCAGCGGGCGCGGACGTCGCCCCGGTTGGTGCGCAGGACCGTCTCATCCGAGCCGACGGTCACCGACTCGACCCGGTGCGAGCGCATCAGCCGGGTGCCTCGCCGCACCGCGTCCGTGGCCAGCGCGAGGTTCGTGGTCCAGGTGCAGATGATCGATTCACCGGGCACCGTCAGGCCGCCCAGCGCTCCCGGGCCCAGCGTCGGCACCTGCCGGTAGACCTCGTCCGGGCCGACGATCTCGGTCTCGGCGTAGCCGTTCTGCGCGGCCTTCTCCTGCAGACCGGGCAGTGCCGCGAGCTGTTCCTCGTCCCAGGCCACCAGCAGCGCGCCGGTCGGCTCGTAGGGAATGCCGGTCTCATCGGCGTAGGCCTTGAGCAAGTGGTACCCCCGGGACACCAGCTGAGATTCCAGCGTCCCCGGTTTCGCGTCGAAACCGGTGTGCAGGATCGCCGTGTTCGCCTTGCTCGTGCCATCGCCGACGTCGCAGCGCGACTCGATCAGCGCCACCTCGAGCTGATATCCGGCGAGCGCGCGCGCGATCGCCGAACCGACCACACCGGCACCGATGACGGCCACATCGACGATTTCCGTGTCGTGCGCCGAAGTCATGACTCCTCCAGTTTCTCACGATCGCTGCTGAGCGCGGTGTCGACCGCAGCGCGCCATCGGGCGCGGAACTCGGCGGCGTCGTCGGCACCCAGTTGCGGGGTGAAGCTAGTGCTCGGTGTCCAGTCGATGACCGCCTGCTCCAGCGCGAGCCCGGGATCGGCCGCGGCGCGGGCGAATCCGGCCGCGCCGAGTGCTGTCGCGTGCGCCGAGGGGAACACGTCGACCTGGACCTGCAGCAGGTCGGCGACGGCCTGCATCAGCACCCGGCTGCGGGTGAGCCCCCCGTCCACCCGCAGCCGGTGCAGCGGCTCGCCGACGTCCTGGGCGGCGCAGTCGGCGAGCTCGGCGACCTGTGCGGCGATGCCGTCCAGCACCGCTTTGACCAGGTGGCCGACCTCTGTGGACAGCGTCATGCCGCTGAAGGTGGCCTTCGCCTCCGGCGCCCACCACGGGGCTGACAAGCCGGCCAGTGCGGGAACGCACAGCACTCCGTCGCTGTCGGCCACCGCCACGCGATCCAGGTCTGCTGCGCCCTGGATCAGACCCAGGCCTTGCAGCCACCGCACGGCCGAGGCCGCCGTGGCGACTTGCCCGTCGAAGCAGTACGACGTTTCGCCGCGCACCCGCCACGCGACGGAGGACGCCAGTCCCGCGCTCGAGCGGACCGGCGTCGGACCCATGTTGGCCAGCAGGAAGGCTCCGGTGCCGAAGGTGCACTTGGCCTCACCGGGCGAGAGGCATCGCTGCGCCAGAAGGGCGGCCTGCTGGTCGACGACCAGGCCGCCGACCGGTACCGCGCCGCCGAAGATGGCAGTCTCGCCGACCACTTCGTCGTTGGCCGCGATGCGAGGCAGCTCCTCTCCCGAGAGGTCGAACGCCGCCAGCAGCTCCGGATCCCATGACACCGAGTCCAGGTCGGTTAGCAGCGACCGGCTGGCGGTGCTGGCGTCGGTCACGAACTCGCCGGTGAGCTGGTGGATCAACCAGGTGTCCGATGTGGTCACCACACCGTCGGTGGTCAGTTGTTCGCGGATCCATCGCATCTTCGGCGCCGAGAAGTACGGGTCCAGCACCAACCCGGTGCGCTGGTTGATCGCCTCCGCCGAGTCGCTGCGCTTCGCGCAGATCTCCGCGGAGCGCCGGTCCTGCCAGACGATCGCCTGCGTCAGCGGCCGTCCCGTCGTCGGGTCCCAAGCGAGCACCGTCTCGCCTTGGTTGGCCAATGTCACGCAGTCGACGCCCACCTCCGCATCGGCGACGGCACGCCGACCGGATTCCAGCACGGAGTCGAGCAATTCCTGCGGGTCCTGTTCCACCCCGCCTCCGGAGAGGTAGTCCGGGTGCACCGGAAGTTCCACGACGCTGAGCACGCGGCCACCGCTGTCGACCACCATCGCTTTGGTGCCCGAGGTTCCTTGATCGATCGCCAGGACGGTGGTCACCGGTTGCCTCCCGAGTTGCTCGGTGCTGGGTTCGGATCGGCGTCCAGCGCCTTGTCGATGTCGTGCATGTCCGGCATGGAGAGGCTCTTCGCACCGTGGCGCACCACCAGGTAGACCAGGTAGACCGCGCCGATGCCGAACATGACGAGCACGTAGAGCCAGGGTTCGGCGAACGAGGCGTCGCGGAAGATCAGCAGCTCGTAGGCCAGCCAGACGACCGCCAGCGCCAGCACCGGGATCTCCATGCGGCCGAGTTCGAAGCCCTTCGACGGCGGCAGGTCCTTGCGCTTGACGATGTAGAGCACCACCGTCGCCGCGTAGATCAGCGCGGGCAGCAGCGTGGCTGCTGAGAACAGCGAGAACAGTGCCTGGGTGGAGCGGGCGAACAACGCCAGCACGATCTGGCTGACCACGAACATGAACACCGAGGCGTTCATCGGCGTGCCCGTCGACCCGTTGATGCTGCTGAGCAGCTGCCAGGCGGGGAACCGCTTGTCGCGGGACATCGCCCAGACCAGGCGGGCGCCGCTGAGCGAGATCACCAGACCGCACGAGAAGATCGAGAGCACGACCAGCACCAGCAGCGCCTTGCCGACGAAGGAGCCGAGCACGCGGGCGATCACATCGGCCACCGGGGTGTCGGACTGCGCCAGTGCCACCGGGTCGCCCGCCAGCGCCGTCACCGCGACGAGGAACAGCATGCCGAGCACGCCGAGGCCGATCACGGCCTGGGCCATCGCCTTGGGAACCACCCGCGCCGGGTTCTTGGTCTCCTCGGCCAGGTTCGCCGCGGACTCGAAGCCGACGATGGTGAACGCGCCGAGCAGGAAGCCCAGCGCCCACGGTCCGGCCGAGGTCAGGCCGCCCAACGCGAAGTAGCCCTCGCTCGGGACGTCGCCGGTGCTGAACAGGGTGCTGAAGTCGAGCTGCCCGGTGAGGCCGCCGACCACGAACAGCAGCACGGTCAGCGACACCATCCCGATC
This portion of the Saccharopolyspora antimicrobica genome encodes:
- a CDS encoding arabinosyltransferase domain-containing protein, whose amino-acid sequence is MSNENGPSVKPKLRWLAGLAGFLGTLAALAVPFLPVQHQITTLEWPTEQGTRPVSAPLAAYSPIRLDLQVPCSTARGLDARSADPAVLASTNPPKSHYGDLTGLRLEVQDRQLRLSVQGRQLGTAKLPDGDCTIVVYSDGNGTSAQIDDNQIAHLAGNTRPQLTGIYSDVDDQLDDVRGLSFAAEVDNRYDTSPTPLKLGIMALALLGCTGSLVALRRIDLSAAHRPRRLSHRPWRLNARDATVAAALLAWWLIGAMTADDGYFLTMARVRDDLGYVNDFYRWFSGPTAPMGWFVELQAQWVQISTATPWLRLPALGMGLLCWMLISRFMLPRLGQRVRRSRAAGWAAAAVFLACWLPYNNGLRPEPVVVVFALLALCAVENAVATRRLAPAALGLIAAALSVAVNPHGVVAVLPFVAAAKPLLKLLRHRAEQFGWATVLAPISATGLAILVVSFADQTWGSVADATSVRSAIGPSQTWYQELSRYTLLFSQSPDGSLTRRFPVLLMLLCVGTCAVVLLRRGRIRGAALGPSRRLLVVAGLYFVALALTPTKHTHHFGVLAAVGGCVAALTALATSSTVLRSRRNRAGFFAGLMAVLAFSFTGTNAWWYVSGWGVPWFDKPPSINGHELSTALLVVAAGTAVIALVEHLRIDEHRPGITTEEDRSRALRLGAAPLSIVCALLMVAELASLAKVVPERWGTYNLAQDNVRQLAGASCGLPDYVRVEQDPISGVLDVTPEQPLVAAPDAPSPESRDESPDAYLRSANAGFRRDGLPTTTDLTGSAQWRPPHRFGSDRAPVWGSHDAPTGTFRTPWYDLPQRATSGEVPIVISVAGMTTSPNSLAIEFGRDTPQGFEILHRTEVEQEDDQQWRDHRIPVEGHAREATKIRITARDNALGNDGWLAVSAPRAPHLTSMTDFVGDSPTFVEWTAALVTPCLQITSIHNGIAGLPRYRVAGGGEVREIGQGWSSPDSGGPFGYLNVATSMTELPTYLVNDVNRDWGSLYAVHPYEPDALPATTAIRVRTETHWGWWSPGPPPEPVHLPGDVPNSNDRSDVPITPDKTTTPQANSKQAG
- a CDS encoding HAD family hydrolase — protein: MRPRTAVVDLDGVLYTADTFAALAIHQYQRSPARALAVAASAPRLARDWRHEHLRPGVLRTLATRAVAGMTRPAYDALARKLADQMARSSRVAWDGVAVLRGLHDSGWRVIVATASEHELAAAYLRGIGLEEVELVASHLDPASGRFIVHNHGEEKVRQLELIGCPRWDRAYTDSLSDLPLLAGAEHPVLVNASAALTRTTAERLGTTPEVVRWNARKPR
- a CDS encoding MFS transporter, translated to MPEHFGTQHNAELALDRAATNSRRRALQVVFFLLGVSLASWVVRTPAIRDALAASTGQMGLVLFGLSAGSMTGIVSSGLLVRRLGTKPVIAVSTFLAIAGISVLGAATALAMTPLAFTGLLLFGLGMGCSEIAVNIDGADVERLERRPLMPLLHGTFSAGTVAGSVLGLALTRAGVGVVWHLLGVALAATVAAAMVLPAIPAGLGVKRGTSKRGFSASVRQQLDVWAQRRIVLIGCVVLGMALAEGAANDWLPLLMVDEHGYDPTSGSLVYTVFAVAMTTGRLLGTGLVHRFGRTAVVRTSALCAALGVGLVIFTADPVIAVAGVLLWGLGGSLGFPLAISAAGDGGGDSASRVSAVATAGYLAFLVGPPLLGFLGDHFGLRHAMIVVLVLAGCAAATASAVRPQPRREVDL
- a CDS encoding FGGY family carbohydrate kinase; its protein translation is MTTVLAIDQGTSGTKAMVVDSGGRVLSVVELPVHPDYLSGGGVEQDPQELLDSVLESGRRAVADAEVGVDCVTLANQGETVLAWDPTTGRPLTQAIVWQDRRSAEICAKRSDSAEAINQRTGLVLDPYFSAPKMRWIREQLTTDGVVTTSDTWLIHQLTGEFVTDASTASRSLLTDLDSVSWDPELLAAFDLSGEELPRIAANDEVVGETAIFGGAVPVGGLVVDQQAALLAQRCLSPGEAKCTFGTGAFLLANMGPTPVRSSAGLASSVAWRVRGETSYCFDGQVATAASAVRWLQGLGLIQGAADLDRVAVADSDGVLCVPALAGLSAPWWAPEAKATFSGMTLSTEVGHLVKAVLDGIAAQVAELADCAAQDVGEPLHRLRVDGGLTRSRVLMQAVADLLQVQVDVFPSAHATALGAAGFARAAADPGLALEQAVIDWTPSTSFTPQLGADDAAEFRARWRAAVDTALSSDREKLEES
- a CDS encoding amino acid permease, with protein sequence MTTPGERGANGLSEFGYAQEMKRELGWYTSFAVAFGFVSIATGIFTAYGSVLSSSGPMGIWTWPVVVIGQLSVALIFGALAARIPVSGYAYQWISRLANPILGWIMGWVSFTFLGVVVVAVDYTIAATILPVLFQYQGSNENAWAITALVLLLQAILVALSTRATQRVNNVAVTIQLIGMVSLTVLLFVVGGLTGQLDFSTLFSTGDVPSEGYFALGGLTSAGPWALGFLLGAFTIVGFESAANLAEETKNPARVVPKAMAQAVIGLGVLGMLFLVAVTALAGDPVALAQSDTPVADVIARVLGSFVGKALLVLVVLSIFSCGLVISLSGARLVWAMSRDKRFPAWQLLSSINGSTGTPMNASVFMFVVSQIVLALFARSTQALFSLFSAATLLPALIYAATVVLYIVKRKDLPPSKGFELGRMEIPVLALAVVWLAYELLIFRDASFAEPWLYVLVMFGIGAVYLVYLVVRHGAKSLSMPDMHDIDKALDADPNPAPSNSGGNR
- a CDS encoding NAD(P)/FAD-dependent oxidoreductase, with amino-acid sequence MSTARTRLTPEVAIVGAGPAGLRAAQELAPAVPGEVLVLDREQQAGGIPRHCDHPGFGIRDLHRFHSGPDYARRMVDSAERAGAVIRTGAMVTGWSADGGLEVTTPDGLFEVHAEAIVLATGARERPRTARMVPGDRPDGVYTTGQLQNLVHLHHRKVGTKALIVGSELVSWSAVLTLRDAGCDTVLMTSEHPKVESYALFSVPGKLGLRVPVRTRTKITRIIGKPRVEAVEVEDLATGRREVVPCDTVVFTGDWIPDNELVRAAGLALDPGTLGPVVDTELRTERPGIFAAGNVLHPVDTADIAALDGKQVAASVLDHLREKRHPSEKSIRIVADEPLRWISPMVRRVGDRRPARNRLLAWVDHYVAFPRVVATQNGRVVAEKRLPWPAAPGRVFRIPGDLLDAARPGEGDVHISLRR
- a CDS encoding NAD(P)/FAD-dependent oxidoreductase, translating into MTSAHDTEIVDVAVIGAGVVGSAIARALAGYQLEVALIESRCDVGDGTSKANTAILHTGFDAKPGTLESQLVSRGYHLLKAYADETGIPYEPTGALLVAWDEEQLAALPGLQEKAAQNGYAETEIVGPDEVYRQVPTLGPGALGGLTVPGESIICTWTTNLALATDAVRRGTRLMRSHRVESVTVGSDETVLRTNRGDVRARWVVNAAGLGSDVIDAQFGHDRFHLHPRRGELLVFDKQTRPMVDKIVLPVPSKLGKGVLVSPTIYGNVMLGPTAEDMTNRSDTSTTEDGYEFLREKGERIMPQLLREEVTATYAGLRAASDAPDYTVEVDAAQRYAVAGGIRSTGLTSGMAIAEHLLGLLEKAGLELHEREDLPDAPQMPNIGEAYLRPYADSDRIAADPAYGTVVCFCERVTKGEIRDAMNSTIPPCDLDGLRRRTRAMNGRCQGFYCGANVTEMLQDGERKAHR
- a CDS encoding TetR/AcrR family transcriptional regulator — translated: MPRTRRFDPERRTRIIDAALDLIAEEGVAGTSHRKVATRADVPLGSMTYHFANMDELLREAFARFTHAVIAKFERRLAAAHGLEEAREAVVDIIHEDVFATRQDLVLTHELYALAAREPAYRELIGEWMRRSQEALERHFDHTTARELDALIEGLTIHRALGAGSPDRDLARDAVWRITSASTGS